The genomic segment CAGCTTGCATTCCCAGGCCTGCGGCATCGCCGCCTCGACGACATGCTCGGAGCCGCTGAGCGGGGCGGCCGCCGTCAGATAGGCGTTCGGCGTCAGCGTCGTGAAGTCCTGCTTGAGATAGTCGGGAGCGGCTTCCGGATGGACAAAACGGTCCTCGATCTGCACCGGAACGCCGTTTTCGCTGTGCACGATCAGCGAGTGGAAGACCGCCGCGCCGATTTCAAGTTCCAAGCTGTCAGCGATCTCGGGAGAGGCGGTTTCCTGGGCAAGAATGACGACAGACGCCTCATGAACATGGCCGCGTTCGGCGATCTCCTCGGCGATGTTGCGCACCTCGAACAGCGCCGAATAGCCCTTGCGCTCGGCGACGAAGGAGCCGACACCCTGGATGCGGACGAGTTCGCCCTCGTTGGCAAGTTCGCGCAGCGCCCGGTTGGCGGTCATCTTGCTGACGCCGAGCTCGACGACCAGTTCGTTTTCCGAGGGAACGCGGTATTTCGGCGGCCATTCACCACTGTGGATGCGGTCGAGGATCACCTGTTTGACGCCGGCATAGAGCGGCGTGCTGTCATTTCCTGCCAGGTCGCGTTTCATCTCGTCGGAACGCTTCATTGCCTATTCCTTTTGCACGGATGCAATTCGCCATATAAATCGACTTTTCTCTTGCATATCACAAATTTTCTCATATGGTACCATATACAACCTCCCGAACAGTCCTCGACGAAAAAATAGGACGGAACGGGCAAGCCGGCGGAGATCGGCGGTGCCGCAAGGTCTGTTTCAACTCCAGAGGAGAATTCATCGATGAAATTAAGCGCAATCCTTTTTTGCGGCGTCGCCGCCTTTTCCGCCTTCGCAGCTCCGGCCTTTTCCAAGGACTGGACGAAGGCGACCATCACCCTTGAGGGCGCTTATGCGCCTTGGAATCTCACCAATGCCGACGGTACGCTTGGTGGCTTCGAGCCTGAGCTTGCCAAGGTGCTCTGCGAGCGCGCCAAGATCGAATGCACGCTGGTTGCCTCCGATTGGGACGGTATGATCCCGGCGCTCAACGCCGGCAAGTTCGACGTCATCATGGATGCGCTGTCGATTACCGAAGAGCGGCGGAAGATTATTGATTTCACCATTCCCTATGCCGCGACTCCCGCCGCTTTCGCCACGGCCAAGGATAGCCCGCTCGCCAATGCCGCCGGCACCGGCGCCACGATCAAGATGACGCCCGGCCAGACCGGCGTGAAGGAGATCGACGCGCTGAAGGAACTCTTCAAGGGCAAGACCATCGGCATCCAGGCGGCGACCGTCTATGCCAAGTTCGTCTATGACAATTTCGGCGATATCGCCGAGATCCGTGAATACAAGACCGGTGCCGATCGCGACCTCGACCTGCAGAACGGCCGCATCGACCTCGGCTTCGACGACGCCGTCTATTTCGCCAATGCCTTTGAGGCCGCCAACGGCGCGCTTGCTTTCACCGGCCCGGAGATCGTCGGCTCGATCTGGGGCGAAGGCGAAGGCCTCGGCATCCGCAAGGCCGATACCGAGCTGCGTGACAAGTTCAACGAGGCGATCAAGTCGACGCTGGCCGACGGCACGGTCAAGAACCTTTCGATGAAATGGTTCAAGGTCGACGTCAGCCCGCAGCAATAAGCCTTACGGCCTCTGGCCGCAGGTGCGGTCTCCGGCTTTAACGCCGGAGACCGCGTGTTATTCTCAAATCCATAAGACACTGCCGCGGACGGGGAACGGACGATATGGCAAGCTTGGAACTGCTCGGCTTCGGTTCAACCGGATGGGGCGCGCTGCTCATTCTCGCCGCCTTGATGACGCTCGCCGTCACGGCGACGGCGCTGGCGATCGGCGCGTTGCTGGGCGCGGTCGTCGCCTTCGCGAAACTCTCCGGCAATCCGCTCCTCATCACGCTCGGCAATGTCTATACCACCGTGTTTCGCGGCGTGCCGGAACTGCTGATCATCTATCTCATCTATTTCGGCGGCTCCTCGGCCGTCACCTCGATCGGCAAGGCGATGGGCTACGAGGGTTTCCTCGGCCTACCGTCCTTTGCCGCCGGCGCGCTTGCCGTCGGCATCATCTCCGGCTCCTATCAGGCGGAAGTGTTCCGCGGCGCCTTCCTCGCCATTTCCAAGGGCGAACTCGAAGCCGCCTCGGCGATCGGCATGCACCGCGGGCTGCGCTTTCGCCGCATCATCATGCCGCAGGTGCTTCGCTTCGCCATTCCGGGCCTCGGCAATGTCTGGCAGCTCAGTCTCAAGGATTCGGCGCTGATCTCCGTCACAGGCCTTGCCGAGCTGATGCGCACCAGCCAGGTGGCGGCGGGCTCGACGCGGCAGTATTTCCTGTTCTTCATCGCCGGCGGCGCGCTCTACCTGATCCTGACCAGCCTTTCGGACTGCATCTTCAACGGCGCCGAACGCCGCGCCAATCGCAGCATGCCGGCATCGGCCATGGGCCAGGCGTAAGGAGGCGAAGATGGATTTCACCTTTCTCGCCTCGACCATGGTCACATTGCTGAAAGCCGTGCCGACGACGCTGATCCTGTTTTCGCTGTCGATCTTCTTCGGCGGCCTGCTGGCCCTCGTCATTGTCTGGATGCGGGTCAGCGGCAACCGCATGCTTTCGGGCTTCGCCAAAGGTTATATCTTCGTCTTCCGCGGCTCGCCGCTGTTGATCCAGATGTTCCTGGTCTTCTACGGTCTCGGCCAGTTCGGCGTCATCCGCTATTCCTTCCTCTGGCCGTTCCTGCGCGAGCCGATGGTCTGCGCCATCCTGTCCTTGGCGCTCTGCACTGCCGGCTATACCGCGGAGATCTTCCGCGGCGGCATCCGTGCCGTGTCGCCGAAGGAGATCGAGGCGGCGCGCTCGATTGGCATGTCCGGTTTCCTGCTGGTGCGCCGCATCCTGGCGCCGATCGCCTTCCGCCACGCGCTGCCGGCCTATTCCACCGAGATCGTGCTGATGATGAAATCAACGGCGCTCGCAAGCCTCGTCACCGTCTGGGAGGTCACCGGCGTCGCCCAGCGGCTGATCTCGCAGACCTACCGGACGATGGAGGTCTTCCTCTGCGCGGCGATCATCTATCTCGTTCTGAACTTCATCATCCTGCAGGGCATGGCCCTGCTTGAATATTCGCTCTCCCGACACCGCCGAGCGGCCCCGCAGCCGCTGAAGGCATAGGCGTTTTTGACCTGATTGGAGCAACCATGCCAGGCGTCACCCGACTTTCGGTTCGCAACATCCGCAAGAGCTTCGGTACCCATGAAGTGCTGCGCGGCATTTCCCTCGATGCCGAGGACGGCGACGTGATTTCGCTGCTCGGCGCCTCAGGCTCCGGCAAATCGACCTTCCTGCGCTGCATCAACATGCTCGAAACCGCCAGCGACGGCGAAATCTGGGTCGACGGCGAGCATATCGAGATGGTCCACAAGAACGGCAAGACAAGGCCGGCGAGCCAGAAGCAGGTCGACCATATCCGCTCCGAACTCGGCATGGTGTTCCAGTCCTTCAACCTCTGGTCCCACATGACCATCCTGCAGAATGTCATCGAGGGACCCATTCATGTGCTGAAGCGGCCGCGCGCCGAATGTATCGCCGAGGCCGAGGCGCTGCTCGAAAAGGTCGGCATCGCAGACAAACGCCATGCCTATCCCACCCATCTCTCCGGCGGCCAGCAGCAGCGCGCCGCCATCGCCCGCGCGCTTGCGATGAAGCCGAAGGTCATGCTCTTCGACGAGCCGACGTCGGCGCTCGATCCGGAGCTGGTCGGCGAAGTCCTGCGCGTCATGCGCGCGCTTGCCGAGGAGGGCATGACCATGCTCGTCGTCACCCATGAGATGAGCTTTGCCCGCAACGTCTCGAACCGTGTCGTCTTCATGCGCGAAGGGCTGATCGAAAGCAGCGGCACGCCGGACGAGATGTTTGCCGGCGGCGCCACACCCGCCTTCCGCCAGTTCATCGGTAATTTCGGAACGGGTCGATGACGGTCGTCCTCGATAAGGTGCTGGGCTGGCGCGATGTTGCGCGCGTCGGGGCAGGGGAGGCGCTTGCGCTGTCGCCGGCTGCCTGGGCGCGGGTCGAAAGGGCAAGCCGGATCGTCGCGCGCATCGTCGAAACCGGCGTGCGCGCCTATGGCGTCAACACCGGCGTCGGGGCGCTGGCCGATACGGTGGTCGACCGCGCCTCGCAGAGCCTGCTGTCGCGCAGCATCGTGCTCAGCCATGCCTGTGGCGTCGGGCCGCTTCTGCCCGCCCGCGAGGTGCGCGCCATCATCGCCGCCGAGATCGCCAATTTTGCCCACGGCCATTCCGGCGTGCGGCGTGAGATCGTCCAGCATCTTGCGGCCCTGTTGGAGCATGATTGCATTCCGGACGTGCCATCCAAGGGCTCGGCCGGTTATCTCACCCATAATGCCCATACCGCGCTCGTCCTGATCGGCGAAGGCAGCGCGACGCTTGCCGGACGGCGTATGAGCGGCCGCGAAGCGCTTGCGGCGATCGGCCTTGTCCCGCTGGTATTCGGCGCCAAGGAGGGTTTGAGCCTCGTCAACGGGACGGCCTGCTCCACGGGCTTGACCGCACTGGCACTCTGGCGCGCCGAACGGCTGCTCGACTGGGCCGATGCCATCGCGGCGCTGACGCTGGAAGCGGCGGGCTGCCAGATCGCCGCCTTCGACGAGGCGGTGCTGGCGCTGCGCCCATCGGCGGGAATAGAGAAAGTAGGCGCTACGCTGCGCGCACGGCTCCAGGGCAGCGGTCTCATCGCCGCCGCCTTTGGCCGGCGTACCCAGGATGCGCTGAGCCTTCGTTCGGTGCCGCATGCCCACGGAGCGGCCCGTGATGTCTTCGACAATTCCGCCCGCATCGCCGATCAGGAGCTCGCTTCGGTAACGGACAATCCCGCCGTTTCAGGCACTCCGGAAGAACCCGTCGTCTCCTCCGAGGCACATGCGGTCGCCCCGGCGCTCGGGCAGGCGGCCGACAGCCTCGCCGTTGCAATGGCGCAGCTCTGTGCGATCAGCGAGAGGCGCATGGACCGGCTGGTCAATCCACTGGTGAGTGGCCTGCCGCCGTTTCTGGCGAGCGATGCCGGCAGCCATTCCGGCTTCATGATCGCCCAGTATACCGCAGCGGCGCTGAGCAATGAAAATCGCCGCCTTGCCGCGCCCGCAGCGCTTGACGGCGGGCTGACCTCCGGCCTGCAGGAGGATTTCCTCGCGCATCCGACGGCTGCCGCCGGCAAGCTGCTCGCGGTCATCGACAATGCCGAATATATCCTGGCGATCGAGCTGATGGCTGCCGCCCAGGCGCATGATTTCCTGGCGGCGACGGCGCCCCGGGCGGCAGGCACGGATCTTATCTATCAGGCCGTGCGGGAGCGTATCTCCCATTATGGCGACGAGCGGCCGCTCAATGGCGATATCGAGGCCGTGCGCAGCCTGATCCGCGAGACTGTGCCGCCACCGATGAATTGATCGGGCAGACGTCAGAACGGCTTGCTGGAGTCGGAATCCTGCTTCGGTTTTCCGTCGGCGTCGAGGCGTTTGAGGCATCGGGCGAACGTGGGGTAGAGCTGGTCCACCCGCGAGAGCGGCAGCGTCCAGTCGCCTTCGTCGCCGGCAAAGGTCAACTGCACGTCAGGGGTTCCGGAAAAGGAATTCTTGATGATCTTCTTCAGTCCGCCGCTACCCTTGCTGCCCACGGGCCAGAGGCGAAGCGTATGCTTGTCGAAGAACTCGGCGGCAACGGCTTTCGTCACATTTCGATCAGTCAGCGTCACCTGGGTCTTGGTGCCGGCCGGGATGTCCCAGCTGTTCTTCGACACCAGCCAGAACGTCTCGGTCGCACTCTGGCGGAATTCCATGCTCTTGCCGATCTCGCTCTCCCACAGCAGCCGGCAATAGGGTGGGCTGTCGCTCGCATAGCCGACCGACCATTGTCTTGCGCCGCCCATCCATTCGGTCTCGCCGAAGGCGGAGACCGGCTGCAGGATGGATGCCAGCAGAACTATCGCGGTCAGAATTTTCATCGTCGAAGCCTCCAGGACAATCCGCTTCAGCCATAGCAAAAGAAGGTTGAGCGTTTGCTACCGCGGGTCCCCCGGCGCTCGCTAAATGCCGCAAGGTCTTGAATCCCGGGGGCGTATTGCCAATGTGGCAGGGGATCGACATGACGAAGGGAGTTGGCGACAGGCATGAGTGACGTTCAACGACGCAGGGTTTGGGCTAGGCTCAACGCATATGAGCCACTGGCACTGATCACGGTGGCATCGATCGCCGGCGGCCTCTTCCTGCTGCAGCGGCTGACGAGCGAGGTTATCGAGGGCGAGACTCTCCGCTTCGATGAGTCGATCCTGCTGGCGCTGCGACATCAGGGCGATCTCAGCATGCCGATCGGTCCCGCCTGGCTGACGCACGCCGTCGGCGACATCACCAGTCTCGGCGGCATCACCGTTCTGTCGCTGATGACTGTCCTCGTGACGGTCTATCTCTTGCTCGACCGGCGCTGGCCGATCGCGATCTTCGTCTTTTCCTCGGTGCTGTCAGGGTGGCTGGCGAGTACGCTTTTGAAGATCCTCGTCGCGCGGCCGCGCCCCGATGTCGTGCCGCACCTCGTCGAGGTGAGCGATCTCAGTTTTCCCTCCGGCCATGCCATGGTCTCGGCGGTGACCTATCTGACGCTCGGGGCGCTGCTGGCGCGCACACAACGTTATCCCTCGACGCGGATTTTCGTCATGGGCGCCGGCGTCTTCCTGGCCGTCATCATCGGTTTGAGCCGCATCTACCTCGGCGTTCATTATCCGACGGACGTTTTCGCCGGATGGTGCGCCGGCGCGCTCTGGGCGCTCGGCTGCTGGCTGATCTCGAAACAGTTCATTTCAAGCCGTCCCATCGACGATAGCGTCGAAACTGCCGCTGGCGACAGCAAATAGAATTCAGCAAAATTCTGCTACAGCCGCTCAGCCTCATGCGTGTGGCACCGCGTGCCTGCGGCGCCACACGTGCTTGAGTGATTAGGTGCGCGGCTTCAGATTTTCCGGGTCATAGATCGGCTTGTAGCCGACGCCGACAACCTCCACCGGGTAGCTCTCGGCAAAATACTCGACCTCAAGCTTGCGTCCGACCTGGCAATGCGACCACGGCAGATAGGCGAGGGCGATGTTCTTGCCGACCGTCGGGCCGTAGGCGATCGAGGTTGTGTAGGACCGGCGGCCAAGCTCGTCGACCAGAACCTCTCCCGTGGCGGGATCGACGACCGGCAGGTTGCCGACGGGATAGCGCTTCACGCCTGTTTTGTCGGTATTCTCGGTCATGACGAGCGTGCAGAGCATGGCCGGCTGGTGCTCGCGCGCTTTGTATTCCAGATGCTTTTCCTTGCCGCGGAAATCGGCTTCCTTGACCTTCGGGCGGGCGAGATCGGCTTCGATCAGGTTGTACTGGGTCAGGAGGTCGGCGTTCTGCAGGCGCAGGCTCTTCTCCATGCGGCGCGAGTTCGCATAGGTCTCGACGCCGAAGGCCATCACGCCGGTCGAGCGCAGCGCATCCCAGACGGCGAGGCCGTCTTCGTACTTCATGTGCAATTCCCAGCCCTGCTCGCCGACATAGGAGATGCGGAAGGCGGTGACGGTCTTGCCTGATATTTCGATCGGCTTGATCGCCGCAAAGGCGAAGTTTTCCTGATCGAGCCCGGCCGGATCGGCTACCACCTTCTTCAGCGTCTCGCGCGCGTTCGGACCCCAGATGCCGATCGTCACGAATTTCTCCGAGACATCGGTGACGGTCACGTCAAGGCCGCGGTCTTGAGCGACCCGCTTCATATAGTGCAGATCGCGCGGGCCGGCATCGGCGCCGTTGACGAGACGGCAGCGGTCGGCCATGCGGAACACGGTGAAGTCGGCGCGCACCATGCCTTCGTCGTCGAGGAAGTGGGTGTAGATACCCTTGCCGATGTTGGCATCGCCGCCGATCTTGGCGGCGCACAGCCACTCCATCAGCTCGACATGATCAGGCCCCTCGATATCGACCATGTGGAAATGGCTGAGATTGACGATGCCGCAATCCTCGCTCATCGCTAGGTGTTCGGCATTCGAGACGCGCCAGAAATGGCGGCTGTCCCATTCATTCTCGCGAACCGGAACCCGGTCGCCATACTTCTCCAGAAGGTGCTCGTTGACGGCGTAGCCGTGCGCACGCTCCCAGCCGCCCAGTTCCATGAAGTAGCCGCCAAGCTCCTTTTCGCGCTCGTAGAAGGGCGAGCGCTTGATGTTGCGGCCGGATGCATAGGGTTCGCGGGTGTGAACCGCCGGGAAATAGATCTTCTGGGCGGCTTCGAAGCAGCGGCCTTCGATAAATTCTTCCGTCAGCTGATGCGGATAGAAGCGGGCATAGTCAATGCTGTTGTGATCGATTTCGGTACGGCCATCGGTCATCCAGTCGGCGATCAGCTTGCCATAGCCCGGGCCGTCCTTGACCCAGATGGCAACGCAATACCAGAGACCGCGCACCTTCTGGCTCTCGCCGCAGGATGGGCCGCCGGCGGCGGAAACCTGCAGCAGGCCGTTGAAGGAATGACCTTCGTTATAGCCGAGTTCGCCGAGGATCGGCGTCAGTTCCATGGCGCGTTCGAGCGGCTCGATGATCTGCTCCATCTCGAGGTCGCGCTGCGACGGCGAAAGGCGGGCTTCGTGTTTTTCGAGAAGATCGCGCGGATGGCACATGCGCGGATTGGTGGCTTCGTAATAGCCCCACTCGATCTGGCCACCCTCGGTCGTCGCCGGGTCGCCGGTGTCGCGCATATAGGCGGAGTTGCCCTGGTCGCGCAGCAGCGGGAAGCCGATTTCCTTGCCGGTGCCTTCAAACTCGTTATAGGGACCGAAGAAGGTCAGCGGATGGTCGACCGGCATGACCGGCAGGTCTTCGCCGACCATCTCGGCGATCAGGCGGCCCCAGAGGCCGGCGCAGACGATGACGTGGTCGGCCATGATAGTGCCGCGATGGGTGACGACGCCCTTGATGCGTCCGCCCTCGACGATCAGCGACTTCGCCGGCGTGTTGCCGAACACCTTGAGCTTGCCGGCCTTTTCGGCGGCATCGACCAGTTTGCCGGCAACGGTCTGCGAGCGCGGAATGACGAGGCCGGCATCCGGATCGAAAAGCCCGCCCATCACCTGATCTTCCTCGATCAGCGGGAACTTCTCCTTGATCTCGGAGGGGCTGACATAATGGGCGCGGGTGCCGAAAGCGCGGGCCGAGGAAAGCTTGCGCTTGATTTCCTCCATCCAGGCGTGGTCGCCGGTGCGCGCCACTTCGAGGCCGCCGATGCGGGCGTAGTGGCCCATCTTCTCATAGAAATCGATTGAATATTGCGTCGTCCAGACCGACAGATAGTCGTGGCTCGTGGTGTAACAGAAGTCCGAGGCATGCGCTGTCGAGCCGATGTCAGTCGGTATGCCCGACTTGTCGATGCCGACGATATCGTCCCATCCGCGCTCGACAAGATGATGAGCGATGGAGGCGCCGACGATGCCGCCGAGCCCGATGATGACGACCTTTGCCTTTTCCGGAAATGCTGCCACGTGCTGTTCCTTCTATTTCCGCACGAATTAAAACTACCGAGCCGCGCTTGGCTTACGCTTCGCGTGAGATGCAGGAGCCATGTCAGCCTCGTGAGCGTGTCACATTTGCCCAAGCTGCAAAACCCCAGACCTCTCCCTCCCGAAGCTGGATAAGCCATTATGCATAAGGGTCACAATCGTCATTGGTCCTACGCCGTCGAGTAACGGCGTAATTGCGCCAGTCCGGATCGGGGCTGAGGTTATTCCAGATAGAGCTCGCCTACCCGGATCACGGCGCTGCAATTGCGTTGAGCCGGTCGATGTCTCCGAGCACTATATCGTCGGAAACCGGCTCGCGATTGTGCAGGCGGAACCATTCAGCCGCTTCGCGCACGCGGTCTCCGTGCGGCGGGGGATAGGCGCCCAGCCGAAGGACCCATTCCCGCACGGTCTCGCGCTCCATCCGGCCGGCCCGGTATCGGTCGCAGACCGTTTTCGCCGAGGCGACGAGATCATTGATACTCTTCACGGCCGGCCCTCAATGCACGGAAGGTTCGTCGTCGAGAAAGGAGCGGATGCCGTCCCGCGCCACGACCGCGAGGAATTCGTCGAAAGCTTCGCGGTCCGTCGCGAACGGCTCGTCCCACTGGA from the Rhizobium sp. NXC14 genome contains:
- the hutC gene encoding histidine utilization repressor, with protein sequence MKRSDEMKRDLAGNDSTPLYAGVKQVILDRIHSGEWPPKYRVPSENELVVELGVSKMTANRALRELANEGELVRIQGVGSFVAERKGYSALFEVRNIAEEIAERGHVHEASVVILAQETASPEIADSLELEIGAAVFHSLIVHSENGVPVQIEDRFVHPEAAPDYLKQDFTTLTPNAYLTAAAPLSGSEHVVEAAMPQAWECKLLTILKTEPCLTIRRRTWSAKQVVSTARLVYPGYRYRLEARSGKMFEE
- a CDS encoding transporter substrate-binding domain-containing protein — translated: MKLSAILFCGVAAFSAFAAPAFSKDWTKATITLEGAYAPWNLTNADGTLGGFEPELAKVLCERAKIECTLVASDWDGMIPALNAGKFDVIMDALSITEERRKIIDFTIPYAATPAAFATAKDSPLANAAGTGATIKMTPGQTGVKEIDALKELFKGKTIGIQAATVYAKFVYDNFGDIAEIREYKTGADRDLDLQNGRIDLGFDDAVYFANAFEAANGALAFTGPEIVGSIWGEGEGLGIRKADTELRDKFNEAIKSTLADGTVKNLSMKWFKVDVSPQQ
- a CDS encoding ABC transporter permease subunit (The N-terminal region of this protein, as described by TIGR01726, is a three transmembrane segment that identifies a subfamily of ABC transporter permease subunits, which specificities that include histidine, arginine, glutamine, glutamate, L-cystine (sic), the opines (in Agrobacterium) octopine and nopaline, etc.); this encodes MASLELLGFGSTGWGALLILAALMTLAVTATALAIGALLGAVVAFAKLSGNPLLITLGNVYTTVFRGVPELLIIYLIYFGGSSAVTSIGKAMGYEGFLGLPSFAAGALAVGIISGSYQAEVFRGAFLAISKGELEAASAIGMHRGLRFRRIIMPQVLRFAIPGLGNVWQLSLKDSALISVTGLAELMRTSQVAAGSTRQYFLFFIAGGALYLILTSLSDCIFNGAERRANRSMPASAMGQA
- a CDS encoding ABC transporter permease subunit (The N-terminal region of this protein, as described by TIGR01726, is a three transmembrane segment that identifies a subfamily of ABC transporter permease subunits, which specificities that include histidine, arginine, glutamine, glutamate, L-cystine (sic), the opines (in Agrobacterium) octopine and nopaline, etc.) — its product is MDFTFLASTMVTLLKAVPTTLILFSLSIFFGGLLALVIVWMRVSGNRMLSGFAKGYIFVFRGSPLLIQMFLVFYGLGQFGVIRYSFLWPFLREPMVCAILSLALCTAGYTAEIFRGGIRAVSPKEIEAARSIGMSGFLLVRRILAPIAFRHALPAYSTEIVLMMKSTALASLVTVWEVTGVAQRLISQTYRTMEVFLCAAIIYLVLNFIILQGMALLEYSLSRHRRAAPQPLKA
- a CDS encoding ATP-binding cassette domain-containing protein; protein product: MPGVTRLSVRNIRKSFGTHEVLRGISLDAEDGDVISLLGASGSGKSTFLRCINMLETASDGEIWVDGEHIEMVHKNGKTRPASQKQVDHIRSELGMVFQSFNLWSHMTILQNVIEGPIHVLKRPRAECIAEAEALLEKVGIADKRHAYPTHLSGGQQQRAAIARALAMKPKVMLFDEPTSALDPELVGEVLRVMRALAEEGMTMLVVTHEMSFARNVSNRVVFMREGLIESSGTPDEMFAGGATPAFRQFIGNFGTGR
- the hutH gene encoding histidine ammonia-lyase yields the protein MTVVLDKVLGWRDVARVGAGEALALSPAAWARVERASRIVARIVETGVRAYGVNTGVGALADTVVDRASQSLLSRSIVLSHACGVGPLLPAREVRAIIAAEIANFAHGHSGVRREIVQHLAALLEHDCIPDVPSKGSAGYLTHNAHTALVLIGEGSATLAGRRMSGREALAAIGLVPLVFGAKEGLSLVNGTACSTGLTALALWRAERLLDWADAIAALTLEAAGCQIAAFDEAVLALRPSAGIEKVGATLRARLQGSGLIAAAFGRRTQDALSLRSVPHAHGAARDVFDNSARIADQELASVTDNPAVSGTPEEPVVSSEAHAVAPALGQAADSLAVAMAQLCAISERRMDRLVNPLVSGLPPFLASDAGSHSGFMIAQYTAAALSNENRRLAAPAALDGGLTSGLQEDFLAHPTAAAGKLLAVIDNAEYILAIELMAAAQAHDFLAATAPRAAGTDLIYQAVRERISHYGDERPLNGDIEAVRSLIRETVPPPMN
- a CDS encoding phosphatase PAP2 family protein gives rise to the protein MSDVQRRRVWARLNAYEPLALITVASIAGGLFLLQRLTSEVIEGETLRFDESILLALRHQGDLSMPIGPAWLTHAVGDITSLGGITVLSLMTVLVTVYLLLDRRWPIAIFVFSSVLSGWLASTLLKILVARPRPDVVPHLVEVSDLSFPSGHAMVSAVTYLTLGALLARTQRYPSTRIFVMGAGVFLAVIIGLSRIYLGVHYPTDVFAGWCAGALWALGCWLISKQFISSRPIDDSVETAAGDSK
- a CDS encoding FAD-dependent oxidoreductase gives rise to the protein MAAFPEKAKVVIIGLGGIVGASIAHHLVERGWDDIVGIDKSGIPTDIGSTAHASDFCYTTSHDYLSVWTTQYSIDFYEKMGHYARIGGLEVARTGDHAWMEEIKRKLSSARAFGTRAHYVSPSEIKEKFPLIEEDQVMGGLFDPDAGLVIPRSQTVAGKLVDAAEKAGKLKVFGNTPAKSLIVEGGRIKGVVTHRGTIMADHVIVCAGLWGRLIAEMVGEDLPVMPVDHPLTFFGPYNEFEGTGKEIGFPLLRDQGNSAYMRDTGDPATTEGGQIEWGYYEATNPRMCHPRDLLEKHEARLSPSQRDLEMEQIIEPLERAMELTPILGELGYNEGHSFNGLLQVSAAGGPSCGESQKVRGLWYCVAIWVKDGPGYGKLIADWMTDGRTEIDHNSIDYARFYPHQLTEEFIEGRCFEAAQKIYFPAVHTREPYASGRNIKRSPFYEREKELGGYFMELGGWERAHGYAVNEHLLEKYGDRVPVRENEWDSRHFWRVSNAEHLAMSEDCGIVNLSHFHMVDIEGPDHVELMEWLCAAKIGGDANIGKGIYTHFLDDEGMVRADFTVFRMADRCRLVNGADAGPRDLHYMKRVAQDRGLDVTVTDVSEKFVTIGIWGPNARETLKKVVADPAGLDQENFAFAAIKPIEISGKTVTAFRISYVGEQGWELHMKYEDGLAVWDALRSTGVMAFGVETYANSRRMEKSLRLQNADLLTQYNLIEADLARPKVKEADFRGKEKHLEYKAREHQPAMLCTLVMTENTDKTGVKRYPVGNLPVVDPATGEVLVDELGRRSYTTSIAYGPTVGKNIALAYLPWSHCQVGRKLEVEYFAESYPVEVVGVGYKPIYDPENLKPRT